Proteins encoded by one window of Malania oleifera isolate guangnan ecotype guangnan unplaced genomic scaffold, ASM2987363v1 ctg760, whole genome shotgun sequence:
- the LOC131147232 gene encoding uncharacterized protein LOC131147232, with product MDLLSEGLNKKVAIFGEVLFFINHGDAAPLYYLVCDSSQICCMLSVYGMRNDSIKEGDQLTLLEPYYRYVDFTWKGKQCYQFKSIRVDFLEQVLVNGKAPSPLQAVRTSIFAQHKA from the exons ATGGATCTTCTTTCAGAAGGTCTCAACAAAAAAGTTGCCATTTTTGGAGAAGTACTTTTTTTCATTAATCATGGGGATGCTGCTCCATT GTACTATTTGGTATGTGATTCAAGTCAAATATGCTGCATGCTTTCAGTATATGGCATGCGTAATGATTCG ATTAAAGAAGGAGATCAGCTTACACTATTGGAACCATATTATCGTTATGTTGATTTTACTTGGAAGGGGAAG CAATGTTACCAGTTCAAATCAATTCGTGTGGATTTCTTGGAACAAGTGCTTGTAAATGGAAAAGCTCCATCTCCTCTACAAGCAGTTCGTACCTCAATCTTTGCACAACATAAAGCATGA